The genomic stretch CTGCCATCTTTGCCCGTACCTTTCACATCCTTTGCATCAATGCCCTTTTCGGCCAGGATCTTTGCCGCAGCTGGTGAAGCATGGCCCTCGGCATAGCTTCCCGATCCTCCAGATGGTGCAGACGAAGAACTTTCTTCTGATTTAGCAGCATCATCGGCTTCAGGAGCATCTCCTTCTACCACCTCGATCTTACAGATCAAGCCACCAATCTCAAGCGTATCGCCTTCCTCAGCCACACGTTTCAAAATCCCCTGGGCCTCTGCAGGCAATTCAAAGGTCGCTTTATCGGAATCTACCTCAGCAATGATTTCATCCATTTCGACAAAATCTCCGTCTTCCTTTAACCATGAAGCCAAGGTCACTTCGGTGATGGATTCCCCTACGGTAGGCACGACCATTTCCTTCACTTCCCCTGTTTTGCCGGATTTACTTTCCGCAGGTTCCTTGGTTTCCTTACTGTCTGAAGGAGTCTCTTTCTCTTCTTTGGCGGGAGCGGTATCTCCTTCGGAAGCCTTGGTATCGATCTCGCAGATCACGGCCCCTATTTCAAGGGTCTCACCGGCTTCTGCCTTCACGGTAAGTACACCGTCGGCTTCCGCTGTCAGTTCAAAAGTGGCCTTGTCAGATTCCAATTCGCAGATTACCTCGTCCATTTCGACGTATTCTCCGCTATTTTTAAACCACTGACCAATAGTTACTTCAGTAATGGATTCGCCCACAGCGGGGACTTTGATTTCTAAACTCATGGCTTTTTATTTTTCCCCCAAACCTGTTGGTTTAAGGTTAATTTCTAATTATCGATTTAAAATAATAAAATTAAACCCAAAAATGGCACTGCGAAGGTCAAATCGCAGTGCCCTGGGGGATTACTTGATTCTTAAAGCTTTATTGATAATGTGCTGTTGCTCTTCCTGGTGTACTTTGAAATACCCTGTCGCCGGTGAAGCACTGGCTTTTCGGGCGATCACGTCCATAGGGAAATCCCTGAACAGCGCACGCATCATATACGTCCAGTAGCCCATATTTTCCGGCTCTTCCTGTACCCAGACAACTTCTTTATTTTTGCTATAGGATTTTACAACTTCCACGATTTGCTTTTCCGGAAGTGGGTGCAGTTGCTCCACTCGGACGATGGCCACATCTTTTACCTTTTCCTTTTCCCTGGCCTCGATCAGTTCATAGTAGATCTTTCCAGAGCAAAGTAACACTCTCGTGACATCTTTTTCTTTTACCGTGCTGTCGCCTAGCACTTCCCTGAAGCCACCTTTGGTAAACTCATCGATCGGGGAGACTACCTTGGGATGTCTCAAAAGCGACTTAGGTGACATGACGATGCACGGCTTTCTGAATTCCCAAGCCAACTGCCTTCTTAGCAAGTGGAAGAAGTTGGAAGGTTCCGTGATATTGGCCACCACCATATTGTACTCCGCAGAAAGCTGTAAGAATCGCTCAGGACGGGCATTGGAGTGCTCCGGCCCCTGACCTTCATAACCATGCGGCAATAACATCACCAAACCATTCATCTTTTGCCATTTGGACTCACCGGAACTGATAAACTGGTCGATCATGGTCTGGGCGCCATTGGCAAAGTCCCCGAACTGTGCTTCCCATATGGTCAGGGCATTTGGATTGGCCATGGCATATCCATACTCAAAGCCCAACACGGCATACTCCGACAAAAGCGAGTTATAAATATGGAATTGCCCTTTATTATCCTTCATCTCCTTGAGGGAGTTGTACGATTTATTGGTATTCGCATCGTGAAGGACCGCATGTCGGTGGGAGAAAGTACCCCTTCTACAGTCCTGCCCCGTCAATCGCACGGTCTTGCCTTCCAATAACAACGACCCATAAGCCAATAGCTCCGCAGCCGCCCAGTTTAGGGATTTGGAACTATAGAACATGTCCTTACGCTGCTTCATCTGTGCTTCGATCTGCTTGATCGGCTTAAAGCCTTTTGGCAAGGAAGTAAGCGCCTCGGCCACTTTCTTGATCGCATCTTCTGAGATGGAAGTATCCGGAGACTTGTCAAAGTCGGCTGGCTCGGATTTCCTCAGTTCTTTCCATGCCTGCTCAAAAGGAGAAGATTTATAAGGTAGCGGTTTTTCCTTTACCATGTTCAGCCTGTCCTGGAGAAGCTTTCTGAATTCCTTGTCCATTTGCTTGGCCAGCTTGGCATCCACATCACCTCTTTCGAGCAATTCTTTATTATATATTTCCCTTGGGTTGGGATGCTTCGAAATGATATTATAGAGATTTGGCTGCGTAAACTTCGGCTCATCGGATTCATTATGGCCATGACGGCGGTAGCACACCATGTCAATAAAGATATCCTGGTTGTATTTTTGTCTGAAATCAGCCGCCAAATTGGCGGCAAACACTACTGCCTCGGGATCATCACCATTTACGTGGATCACCGGCGCATCGATGATCTTCGCCACATCGGTACAGTAGATAGAGCTTCGCGCATCGTCAAAGTCCGTGGTAAAGCCCACTTGGTTATTGATCACAAAGTGGATGGTACCGCCGGTGTTATAGCCTTTAAGGTTAGCCATCTGCGTCACCTCATAGACAATTCCTTGCCCTGCTACGGCGGAGTCACCGTGGATCAAGATCGGCACCACTTTATCTTTATTCCCTTCGTATTGGTGGTCGATCTTAGCCCTTACGAACCCCTCCACCACAGGATTTACAGCTTCGAGGTGAGAAGGATTTGGTGCCAATTTCAAGTTGATTTTTTTCTCACTTGGCGTGGTAATTTCACTGGAAAATCCCATGTGGTATTTCACATCACCATCGCCCATGGTCAGGTCAGGCTTGGCCGTTCCTTCAAATTCTGAAAAAATCTGCTCGTACGTTTTGCCCATGACATTGGCCAGGACATTCAAGCGGCCACGGTGAGCCATGCCGATCATCACTTCTTCAGCGCCCAAATCAGCAGATTTATTGATCACCGCATCCAAAAACGGGATCGTACTCTCTCCACCTTCCAGCGAAAAACGCTTTTGTCCCAAGTATTTGGTATGAAGGAAGTTTTCGAATACAACCGCTTCATTGAGCTTATAAAGTATCCTTTCCTTTTCCTCCGCAGGAGGATCAAAGGCCAACGCTTCCTTTTCGATTTTTTGCCTAAACCAATCCAACATCTCCGGATCCCGGATATTCAGGTATTCAAAACCCATCGTCCCTTCATAAATCTTCTTCAGGGACTCCAAAATCTTGCTCAGTTTCGCATCACCGATACCGATTTCGTTTCCAGCCTGG from Echinicola soli encodes the following:
- a CDS encoding 2-oxoglutarate dehydrogenase E1 component, yielding MDKYSYISNAHVAYIDELYEDYKKDPESIEPSWKTFFDGFDFAITKFGEDENGGAASAEGASGTAKNGALATKGTIMDMEQLPKEIKVRALIHAYRSRAHLRSKTNPVRERRDRKALIDLEDFGLSESDLNTDFQAGNEIGIGDAKLSKILESLKKIYEGTMGFEYLNIRDPEMLDWFRQKIEKEALAFDPPAEEKERILYKLNEAVVFENFLHTKYLGQKRFSLEGGESTIPFLDAVINKSADLGAEEVMIGMAHRGRLNVLANVMGKTYEQIFSEFEGTAKPDLTMGDGDVKYHMGFSSEITTPSEKKINLKLAPNPSHLEAVNPVVEGFVRAKIDHQYEGNKDKVVPILIHGDSAVAGQGIVYEVTQMANLKGYNTGGTIHFVINNQVGFTTDFDDARSSIYCTDVAKIIDAPVIHVNGDDPEAVVFAANLAADFRQKYNQDIFIDMVCYRRHGHNESDEPKFTQPNLYNIISKHPNPREIYNKELLERGDVDAKLAKQMDKEFRKLLQDRLNMVKEKPLPYKSSPFEQAWKELRKSEPADFDKSPDTSISEDAIKKVAEALTSLPKGFKPIKQIEAQMKQRKDMFYSSKSLNWAAAELLAYGSLLLEGKTVRLTGQDCRRGTFSHRHAVLHDANTNKSYNSLKEMKDNKGQFHIYNSLLSEYAVLGFEYGYAMANPNALTIWEAQFGDFANGAQTMIDQFISSGESKWQKMNGLVMLLPHGYEGQGPEHSNARPERFLQLSAEYNMVVANITEPSNFFHLLRRQLAWEFRKPCIVMSPKSLLRHPKVVSPIDEFTKGGFREVLGDSTVKEKDVTRVLLCSGKIYYELIEAREKEKVKDVAIVRVEQLHPLPEKQIVEVVKSYSKNKEVVWVQEEPENMGYWTYMMRALFRDFPMDVIARKASASPATGYFKVHQEEQQHIINKALRIK